In the genome of Vicia villosa cultivar HV-30 ecotype Madison, WI linkage group LG7, Vvil1.0, whole genome shotgun sequence, one region contains:
- the LOC131616233 gene encoding large ribosomal subunit protein eL20z-like has product MDTTNEIKGDYAPIRDPEHPHLGRFDKPLPCFGCGIGWFSFLLGFLCPLMWYYATILYLVNYYRKDPRERAGLAASAIAALIFTITVVIIFR; this is encoded by the exons ATGGATACAACTAACGAAATAAAGGGCGATTATGCTCCCATCAGAGATCCAGAGCACCCACACTTGGGAAGATTTGACAAGCCACTTCCATGTTTTGGCTGCGGTATTGGATGGTTCTC TTTTCTGCTAGGATTTTTATGCCCATTGATGTGGTATTATGCTACAATTCTCTACTTAGTAAATTACTATCGGAAGGATCCAAGGGAACGTGCTGGACTCGCTGCTTCTGCTATTGCT GCTCTGATCTTCACAATTACTGTGGTGATAATATTCAGATGA
- the LOC131616232 gene encoding large ribosomal subunit protein eL20z-like, with translation MDTTNEIKGDYAPIRDPEHPQLGRFDKPLPCFGCGIGWFSFLLGFVCPLMWYYATILYFGNYYHRDPRERAGLAASAIAALICTITVVITIIVIFL, from the exons ATGGATACAACTAACGAAATAAAGGGCGATTATGCTCCCATCAGAGATCCAGAGCACCCACAACTGGGAAGATTTGACAAGCCACTTCCATGTTTTGGCTGCGGTATTGGATGGTTCTC TTTTCTGCTAGGGTTTGTATGCCCATTGATGTGGTATTATGCTACAATTCTCTACTTTGGAAATTACTATCACAGGGATCCAAGGGAGCGTGCTGGACTCGCTGCTTCTGCAATTGCT GCTCTGATCTGCACAATTACTGTGGTGATAACAATAATTGTCATCTTCTTGTAA